One genomic segment of Flavobacteriaceae bacterium includes these proteins:
- a CDS encoding SRPBCC family protein translates to MEIQGNKVSVHKSDKELFAFFTQLENFKHLMPESIRKFEVYGDSFLFALKGMPEIKLVLKEKKPFSTITLGAADGKLTFTLSSTIEKISDYQSDVQLIFKGDFNPMMAMMVKKPLTNFINTLTENIAKL, encoded by the coding sequence ATGGAAATACAAGGAAACAAAGTTAGCGTACATAAATCCGATAAAGAATTATTTGCATTTTTTACACAATTAGAAAATTTTAAACACCTTATGCCGGAGAGCATTCGGAAATTTGAAGTGTATGGAGATTCTTTTTTGTTTGCTTTGAAAGGAATGCCTGAAATAAAACTGGTTTTAAAAGAAAAGAAACCGTTTTCTACTATAACTCTGGGCGCTGCTGATGGTAAATTGACATTTACATTATCTTCTACGATTGAGAAAATCTCAGATTATCAAAGCGATGTCCAATTGATTTTTAAAGGAGATTTTAACCCTATGATGGCCATGATGGTTAAAAAGCCATTAACCAATTTTATAAATACACTGACTGAAAATATAGCTAAACTTTAG
- a CDS encoding orotate phosphoribosyltransferase codes for MNLDKDTAKKTAELLLNIKAIKLNPNTPFHWASGWKSPIYCDNRVVLSYPFARVFIKEKMSKLVEKQYGKPDVIAGVATGAIAIGVLVAQESGVPFIYVRPEPKKHGRKNQIEGHIGPGQNVVVIEDLISTGKSSLNAVAALREFGVVVKGMIAIFSYEFEMAIENFKNANVPLTVLSSYSYLLEQASETNYITKEESDTLQDWRKKPDIWK; via the coding sequence ATGAATTTAGACAAAGATACTGCAAAAAAAACTGCTGAATTGCTTCTTAACATTAAAGCAATAAAGTTAAATCCCAACACCCCCTTTCATTGGGCTTCAGGATGGAAATCACCCATTTATTGTGATAATAGAGTAGTGCTTTCATACCCTTTTGCCAGAGTGTTTATAAAAGAAAAGATGAGTAAACTCGTTGAAAAACAATATGGGAAACCGGATGTAATTGCCGGTGTGGCTACCGGTGCTATTGCCATTGGAGTGCTTGTGGCACAAGAATCAGGCGTTCCGTTTATATATGTAAGACCGGAACCGAAAAAGCACGGAAGAAAAAATCAGATAGAAGGTCATATAGGACCCGGACAAAATGTTGTTGTTATAGAAGATCTGATAAGTACCGGCAAAAGTAGTCTAAATGCTGTAGCAGCATTAAGAGAATTTGGAGTGGTTGTAAAAGGTATGATCGCTATTTTTTCTTACGAATTTGAAATGGCCATAGAGAATTTTAAAAATGCGAATGTACCCTTAACGGTATTGAGCAGCTATTCTTATTTATTAGAGCAGGCATCGGAAACAAACTATATTACTAAGGAAGAATCAGATACATTGCAAGACTGGAGAAAAAAACCGGATATATGGAAATAA
- a CDS encoding NUDIX domain-containing protein encodes MYKVFINNSPIILTDSFQNQNEFPFLIYKNVVPDEIIYKLSKNVFNGIYLYDMDLEPCWKDFKSHFKVIIAGGGLVQNSKKETLFIYRGNKWDLPKGKVEKGESVEKTALREVKEECGIANLILKEFIITTYHIFYYDNVLSLKETHWFLMYTDHSKTQPQLDEGITIAEFKPKSEVDLALKNSYANIQLIFNYLTK; translated from the coding sequence ATGTATAAAGTTTTTATAAATAACAGCCCTATTATTTTAACTGATTCGTTCCAAAATCAAAACGAATTTCCTTTCTTGATATACAAAAATGTGGTTCCGGATGAAATTATTTACAAATTAAGCAAAAACGTTTTTAATGGTATTTATTTATACGACATGGATTTGGAACCGTGTTGGAAAGATTTTAAAAGCCATTTTAAGGTGATTATTGCCGGTGGTGGTTTGGTTCAAAATTCTAAAAAAGAAACGCTGTTTATTTATCGTGGAAATAAGTGGGATCTTCCTAAGGGGAAGGTTGAAAAAGGAGAGTCTGTGGAAAAAACCGCATTAAGAGAGGTAAAAGAAGAATGTGGAATTGCTAATTTAATTCTAAAAGAATTCATTATCACTACCTATCATATCTTTTATTATGATAACGTATTGAGTCTGAAAGAAACGCACTGGTTTTTGATGTACACCGATCATTCTAAAACGCAGCCTCAACTTGATGAAGGTATTACTATTGCCGAATTTAAACCAAAATCAGAAGTCGATTTGGCACTAAAAAATTCTTATGCTAACATCCAATTAATTTTTAACTACCTGACAAAATAA